A genomic region of uncultured Paludibaculum sp. contains the following coding sequences:
- a CDS encoding ABC transporter permease: protein MLLLNSMSAVLRDLLFACRVLRKSPGFTSIALLTLAFGIGANTALFSIVQAVLLRPLPYPEPERIVALWERNPRLGFERELVTPGDFADWSSETHVFTAIGYSPAWPGARLANLVGTEGTERIAAAYASSGYFDVIGIKPVLGRTFRPEEDASSSAPVALLSYSLWRDRFGGDLAVLGRSVVIDSFHRSSVAVVGVMPEGFQFPEKTEIWLSAGQMGVTVPPPGSPQRGGPWLEVIGRLAKGRSIGQAQAELSQIAQRLSTRYPQDRVGSDVNVVQLRDQLVRSSKTALLVLFGAVGVVLLIACANMAGLLLARSSARRKELTVRAALGARRRDLLRQVLSESILIALLGGVCDVLLSAWSVDAVKHLLGESIPRLSEATLDIGVLTFAAAVTVGAGILFGAVPALYSSRIDLNAALTEGRSAGASVRHKHFREYLVIGEIALAVMLVSATGVLLRSLVRLQDVDPGFRSEGVSVFSLDMSSSTYSDDAHHTPQQFFSQLLEKVAALPGVQSAGGTSLVPLEVGGWEERPGSGWSNQVFAIEGRPAPANPAAQAADPRVVTPGYFETLGIPLRAGRPFAHSDGANAPAVALVNETMARQYWPGESPLGRRFRFNRESDRIVWHEIVGVVGDVRSARLEAQARPEFYLPYTQAPWHDAELVVRGHGNRGELASALRAQIKMLDRNVPVTRVRTLSALLDDATLQPRFRTGLLSGFALLALLLSAMGVYGVLSQIVEQRTREIGVRMALGADSVDVFRSLVIVGMRMTLIGIALGFAGTLALGRVLEGLLFRVRASDGVVLSVTVVVLITVGIVASYAPGRRASRVDPMVCLRYE from the coding sequence ATGCTCTTGCTGAACTCCATGAGCGCTGTCTTGCGGGATCTGCTGTTCGCCTGCAGAGTGTTGCGAAAGAGCCCTGGTTTTACCTCGATTGCACTGCTCACACTTGCATTTGGCATAGGTGCGAATACGGCGCTTTTCAGCATTGTCCAAGCGGTACTGCTTCGTCCACTTCCTTACCCGGAACCGGAGCGCATCGTCGCCCTGTGGGAGCGCAACCCACGGCTCGGCTTTGAGCGGGAGTTGGTGACGCCGGGCGATTTTGCCGACTGGAGTTCCGAAACTCACGTGTTCACTGCGATTGGGTACTCGCCCGCGTGGCCAGGAGCCCGGCTCGCAAACCTAGTAGGGACTGAGGGGACAGAGCGGATCGCCGCGGCCTATGCGTCATCTGGATACTTCGACGTCATTGGCATCAAACCGGTGCTCGGTCGCACCTTCAGGCCGGAAGAGGATGCATCGTCTTCGGCGCCGGTGGCGTTGCTCAGCTACAGTTTGTGGCGAGACCGGTTTGGCGGCGACCTCGCCGTGTTGGGCCGGTCCGTGGTAATAGACAGCTTTCATCGGAGTTCGGTCGCGGTTGTTGGAGTGATGCCGGAGGGCTTCCAGTTTCCGGAGAAGACGGAGATCTGGTTGTCTGCTGGCCAGATGGGTGTGACGGTCCCCCCTCCTGGATCACCGCAGAGAGGCGGACCGTGGCTCGAAGTCATTGGGCGGTTGGCGAAAGGCCGGAGCATCGGTCAGGCACAGGCGGAATTGAGTCAGATTGCTCAACGCTTGTCAACGCGCTATCCGCAAGACCGCGTCGGCTCCGATGTCAATGTCGTCCAACTGCGCGATCAGCTTGTACGGTCCTCGAAAACGGCGTTGCTCGTCCTGTTCGGAGCAGTCGGGGTTGTATTGCTAATCGCTTGCGCGAATATGGCTGGTCTTCTTCTCGCCCGCTCGTCGGCGCGCCGGAAAGAACTCACTGTTCGCGCTGCGCTGGGGGCGCGCCGGCGCGATTTGTTGCGGCAGGTTCTGAGCGAGAGCATCCTGATTGCTCTCCTGGGAGGTGTCTGCGACGTGCTGCTCTCGGCGTGGAGTGTAGATGCCGTGAAGCACCTGCTCGGTGAGTCCATCCCACGTCTGAGCGAGGCGACACTGGACATCGGCGTTCTAACCTTTGCTGCCGCTGTGACGGTCGGGGCGGGAATTCTCTTCGGTGCAGTACCTGCGCTGTATTCAAGCCGGATCGATCTGAACGCGGCGCTTACGGAGGGACGCTCGGCAGGGGCGAGCGTTCGTCACAAGCATTTCCGCGAGTATCTCGTCATCGGTGAGATCGCATTGGCGGTGATGCTCGTTTCGGCAACCGGGGTGTTACTACGAAGCTTGGTGCGTTTGCAGGATGTGGACCCAGGCTTTCGCTCTGAGGGCGTGTCGGTGTTCTCGCTGGATATGTCGAGCAGCACCTATTCCGACGATGCCCATCACACTCCACAGCAGTTCTTCTCGCAGTTGCTTGAGAAGGTCGCTGCCCTGCCGGGCGTCCAGTCGGCTGGTGGCACGAGTCTCGTGCCTCTGGAAGTCGGCGGGTGGGAGGAACGGCCAGGGAGCGGCTGGAGCAATCAGGTATTTGCCATCGAAGGGCGACCTGCTCCGGCGAATCCTGCGGCGCAAGCTGCTGACCCGCGAGTTGTCACGCCCGGATACTTCGAGACCCTCGGGATTCCATTGCGTGCCGGCCGCCCGTTTGCGCATAGCGATGGAGCGAATGCTCCGGCTGTGGCGTTGGTGAACGAGACCATGGCAAGGCAATACTGGCCGGGTGAGAGCCCTCTGGGCCGGCGTTTTCGTTTTAATCGCGAGTCGGACCGTATCGTTTGGCACGAGATTGTCGGGGTTGTCGGTGACGTGCGATCAGCGCGCCTGGAAGCGCAGGCGCGGCCGGAATTCTACCTGCCGTATACGCAGGCGCCCTGGCACGACGCGGAGTTGGTTGTGCGAGGGCACGGAAACCGGGGCGAATTGGCCTCTGCGCTCAGGGCTCAAATCAAGATGCTGGACCGAAACGTGCCGGTCACGCGGGTGCGAACGTTGAGCGCCCTATTGGACGACGCCACCCTGCAGCCACGCTTTCGCACTGGGCTGTTGAGCGGCTTTGCCCTGCTGGCCTTGCTGCTCTCCGCGATGGGTGTTTACGGAGTGCTCTCCCAGATCGTTGAGCAGCGGACTAGAGAGATCGGAGTGAGGATGGCCCTGGGAGCTGACTCCGTCGATGTATTCCGCTCCCTTGTCATTGTGGGCATGCGAATGACGTTGATCGGTATTGCCCTCGGGTTCGCGGGAACGTTGGCGTTAGGACGCGTACTCGAAGGGCTCCTTTTCCGAGTTCGGGCTTCGGATGGAGTTGTGCTGTCGGTAACCGTAGTCGTCCTTATCACCGTAGGTATAGTGGCAAGCTATGCCCCAGGACGGAGGGCATCCCGAGTTGATCCAATGGTTTGTCTGAGATATGAGTGA
- a CDS encoding PadR family transcriptional regulator codes for MPERIELMQGTLDLLVLQVLQWGAEHGHGIGQAIRLKTQDVLQIEHGSLYPALHRLERRGWVVSEWKMSEAGRRARYYKLTPLGRRQMAEEQSKWKQLVRAVARTMKPVKE; via the coding sequence ATGCCGGAACGCATCGAACTCATGCAAGGGACGCTGGACCTGCTCGTCCTGCAAGTGCTGCAGTGGGGCGCGGAGCATGGCCATGGCATCGGGCAGGCGATTCGCCTGAAGACACAAGACGTGCTGCAGATCGAGCACGGTTCGCTGTATCCGGCGCTGCACCGGTTGGAGCGGCGGGGTTGGGTTGTTTCAGAGTGGAAGATGTCGGAGGCTGGACGCCGCGCGCGTTACTACAAACTCACGCCCCTGGGCCGGCGGCAAATGGCCGAGGAGCAGTCGAAATGGAAGCAACTGGTGCGCGCGGTGGCCCGCACCATGAAACCCGTGAAGGAGTGA